Genomic segment of Bacteroides intestinalis DSM 17393:
TACAATTGTTGTAAAGTGTGGCAGCTGTATGGTTGCTGCAATCAAAAGTGTTTAATTCAAAAAGGTTGTCATTGATGACTATTGCGCCACCAATAACTTTGTCTGCTATGATTGTTCCGGTTCCATAATTTGCGATGATGGAGTTTAGATTGCTGTTTGTCTTGAATGCTCCCACCCGCATTACACCATGATTTAAAATCTGAGTGGATGTCACATCTACATCTTGAACTATGGTGAATGTGGCATTTTCTGCATTGTATATGACACCTGAGTTGATGTCTTTGGCATTTTGTGCAGTAATTGTTCCAAAATTCCTGACAGTAATTTGTGCTTGTCCAAAGTTTATGTCGGCAGCTGTGGTAAAGGTTGCATTTTTGTCATTATACAGACTGGAACCAGTATTAAATGATATATTTCCACTAACTTTAAAAGTCCCAAAATTTTTCACAGAGATATTCGTTTGGGTTTGAAATGACTGGCTATTTATGAAGCCGCCTTTTTGTATCTCTAGGCTACATCTGTCACCCATATAAGGCTGGCCTGTAATTTGACCGCCGTTTGTTACATAAATATCTAAGCCTTGAGGAGTGCTATTCATGTTCCATGTTCCTCTTACAATGACGGTAGCTTTACCATTATAGTTTGTCAGTTGTCCACTAAATACATCTCCGCTTTTAATAACATATACAGCTCCGTTTTTTAATTGGTTATTGGAATAGGGCTCAAACTCCGGATTTTCAACTAATTCATTTATTGAGGTTTCTTGCTCTCCACTGTACTCCTTTACTAATGAAGAGATGCGATCCCAACCGCTTTTTCCGGGAATATTGAGTGTACGAGTCTGGGTAACTGGATAGTATAATTGGCAACTTAATGTATTACCGTCTTTAGGTGTTATATATTGATATACAGTTTGGCGTTGTTTCGGGTCGGTCTGACGAATAAATAAATGTTCGATAGATTTAGGTATACTAATTTCTGTTGTATAATTAGTACCGCTTTTAGCATACCCTGCTGCAAGTGGCGTTGCAGTTGCATCTGACAATGGATTTCTTGTGAATATTTCTATTAGGTACTTATACTGCCCATTGAATTTGTCTTTTACTTCAATGTTTAACTTGACAGTTGCGAGCATTGACCAGTCGAAGCCATCAGGGGCTACGAAATCATCTCCTAGAGGGTTCTCTACCGGTGCTACAGGGCGGACCCTATCGGGGTCGTATACATCATTGTCTGCGCAAGCTATAAATAATAGAGGAGCAGCAAGGGCAATAATTAAATAATCGTGTTTTAGAATTCTCATAATTATACATTTATAAATCGTGTGATATTAGTTTGCCTTTTACGCAACAAAGATAAATAGAAAATTCAACTTTTTGGGTTTTTGGGGATTATTTGTGAAATAAAGTTTATCGTAGTTGTTTTTTTGATCCAAAAAAAGCCGGAAGTTAACTTCCGGCTTTAATATGAAAATCCTTTAATATGTTATTAGGGATTGACAAATATGTCATTTGTGTGATTGGATATCCAATCTAAATCTTCTGTTTGTCCACCATTGATTACCCAATTTTTAAAACCAGGATAGACGCCTGTTATCATCATGTATTCCTTTGGCCATTTCCAAACTTCAGTGTTTGGAATACAAATTCCCCATGCCAAGCCCTCAGTACTAATATAGTAGCCTTTCTTGGAGACATTGAGCATAGTATTGTTTGCAGAGGCGTCATTGCTCATTCCAAATAATGCTGTAGTACCTAAATTAGTAGGAGCATAATTGGCCATGTGTACTTCTGTGCGGCCTATATTTCCTTGGGCTTCTTTACTGATGATGAATACATCCAAATTTTTGACATTCATAGCTTTGGTAGCTTCTTCAGCAGTTGGGAATGTCATTATGATTTCAAATTCAGCTCCATTGCCATTATATTGACTTCCAGCACCTGGAATGGTATTATAGAATGAAAAATCATCATCTGCAATATTGGGGTTGCAATGCTTGTGTGCATTGATGCTAATAATTACAACCGGATTATTTTGACCGCTTTCGAAAACAGGAGTACCGTTTTGTACTTTTCCTGCAAGGGTTACTCCGCTACTGCTTACGTTTAAGAATTGGATACCTACACCAGTTTTACGACTGGAACCAACCGCACGAATATGTCCCTTAATAGACAGTTTCTTGTTATCATTGGTTGCAGTCATCTTGTCAATGCTGACAACAATGTCATTCATGTCGAAGTCACCATAAGCAGGCCATTGATCTTCAAAGGCATAAGTATAAACGGTCTTATCCTCTACGTCCGGTTTTTCGGGATCTTCCGGGTCAGGATCACCTTCATTACCAGAATAGTAATAGCCACCACAAGTAGAGAATGTATTCTTTGATCCTCCCCATCCGGTAGTTGAACATCCGCTTGTAAGCCATCTGGCATTATTTATGCCATTGTAAGGAGGATCATAGGTAAATGCGTTTTCAGGCATTTCTATAACCAAGTCCTTTAAATTAGTATCACCTCCTTGAGATATACGTACTCCTCCAACCTGCAACAAAGAGGGGTTGCTTCCTTCTCCCCTGAAATTGCTTGGAGTCCTGTTGATATGTAACAAAGTAGCTTTGATTACTGAACCGTTCTTCAGAATATATTGTATTGGACTATCATTACTCATAACTACTGGAACCGGCTTCCACTGGTCGGCATTACTTCCGGAGGTATTCAGGTTCTCGGGTTTCTCTCCAGTGATGGAGCCATTGTCAAGTGTCACATTTCCCCAATTGAATTTCTCCTTTACTATTAGTGCACAACTATTATATAGCATGTCAACTGAGGAATTCTCGAATATTGTGAATTCGCCATAACTGTCATTATAGACGGAAACTCCTCCACTCAGGTGATATCCTTTAATAATGCCTTTGTCATGATTTACTATGAAGCTGCCATTTGATGTGTTATTAGTCTTTATGACACCGGTTTGTTCGTCTACTAAAATTGCTCCATAATTACTGAAGGTACTGGTGGTGAACTCAAGGTTCAGGGATGAAAGCTGACCTTTGTTCAGTACTTTGCTGTTATCTACCTTAAACCATTGTCCAACTGTAAGTTCACCTTTATTAATGAAGTTCATTTTAACAAGATCCATGACTCCGGTAACCTCGATTGCGCCGGCATTGTAAATCTCCGGATATGAACCCATATTTGCAGTAATAGTGGCAGCCGTAATCGTACCAAAGTTCTTATAGACCTTACTACATGGTTTGAGCGTACCGTTGTTGATGGACATTGTTACACCGGAGGCGATAGTCACTGATGAAGTTGATGCTCCAAATGTTACGTCTCCATTTGCAATAAAGTCTCCTCCAATGAACCAATCACCATAATTGGCAGCAAAATTACTTGTACATTCAACTGTACCACCTTTTTCTACAACAAATTTAGAAACAGTTGTAAATGTCTTATTACTTGGAGTTGCAATTTCTATTTTACCTCCGTTTAATACGTAAATGTCAAAGTTAGAATAGATATTAGTTACTTTCCATGTACCTTTTACAAAAATCGTACCTTTACCGCTGGCCATCTGGTAGATTACACTGCTTACTTCTCCAGCTGGGACAACGATTCTTGCTCCATCATTGAACTTATTTTTATCGTATTGGCTCACAGGATCGTCCGATTTGTCCGGAGCTGTCGGAATATCAGGGGTTTCTACTGTGTAATTGTTGTCTTCCAACTCTTTAAAACCTGCAGCAATAGCAGCATTAGCGGCCGAAGTACTACCAGTACCAGCTCTCGTAGTGGTACCTCCTGAATAATACAGTTTGCAATTTAATGTCTCTCCATTTCCCGGAACAACGAATTCATAGACTTCCTTGCGTTGTTTCGGATCAGTTTGACGAACATAAACTCGTTCTATGGATTTAGGAATGCTAATTTCTACAACATAATTTTTTCCAGCCTTTGCATAGTCTGCAGCAATAGGAGTTGCAGTTGCATCGGTCAGCGGATTAGTAGTGAAAACTTCTGCCAAATAGTTGTACATTCCGTTGAACTCATCTTTGACTTCGATGTTCAACTTGACAGTAGTAATCATTGACCAGTCGAAACCAGTTGGAGCCACAAAGTCCTCTCCTAAAGGATTCTCAACGGGGGGTACAGGGCGTACCTTGTCGGGGTTATACACATCATTGTCTGCGCAAGCCGCTAATAAAAAGGGAGCTACGAGAGCAATAATTGCGTAATAGCGTTTAAAAATTTTCATACTTCTCTTATTTTTATGTTATATTGGTTAGCTTTTGTGGCTCAAAGATAAATAAATTATTCAAGTTTTAGTTGCAAATTATGTCTTTTAACAACTTTGGTTGTGTTTTACTTAAAATATGTTTAGTGGAACATTTCAGCCTATGTAACAGCTAATTGCTCATTTTTCCTTTTAACTTTAATAGTTTTATAGTTATCGGAATTTTGGAAAGAAGGGGAAAGTTGATTTTTTTAGCCATTAAGGTCGTCTGGCTATGGCTTATGCTTTGGTGATTTCTCCCGCAAGGTCGGAGTTCATGCGGTAACGGATTTCTGCCTGGCTGAGACCATGGCCGAGAAGGAACATTAGTTTGGTGACTGCGCATTCGGGGGTACTGTCGTAGCCACTGATAACGCCTGCCTGGAGAAGTTTCAGACCGGTCTCGTAACGTCCCATTTCTACTACGCCACGCTGGCATTGGGTAATATTTACAATAATGATACCGCGCTCAGTAGCATCTTTGAGTTGCTGGATGAACCATTCCTTTTGAGGGGCATTACCGGAACCGAAGGTTTTGAGTACGACTGCTTTAAGACCGGGGACGTGAAGAACTGAGTTGATGATACTTTCCTGAATGCCGGGAAAGAGGGTAAGCATAACTACATTGGTATCAAACAGATAATGGGGCTTCATGGGGCGTGTCGGATCAGGACGGCGGATGATATGTGCATCGTACTTGATGTGGATACCTGCATGAGCCAGTGAGGGATAATTGAATGAACGGAATGCGTTAAAGTTTTCGGCGTTAATCTTTGTAGTACGGTTTCCACGCATCAGTTCGTTCTCGAAGAAGATACACACTTCGGGCACTATGGGAGTACCGTCGGGATTTTTTGCGGCAGCTATCTCAATAGCGGTAATCAGATTTTCTTTTCCGTCTGTGCGCAAGGTACCGATAGGGAGCTGGGAGCCTGTGAGAATGACGGGCTTAGCCAGGTTTTCGAGCATGAAGCTGAGGGCAGAAGCTGTGTAAGACATGGTGTCGGTGCCATGAAGGATGACAAAACCGTCGAAATAGTCATAATTGTAGTTGATAATCTTTACGATTTTTGCCCAAAGCGAAGGCTCCATGTCCGAAGAGTCGATGGGCGGATCGAACTGGTAGGAAGAGATGCGATAATTGAAACGTTTCAGTTCGGGAACATGTTTGAGAAGATGGTCGAAGTTGAAATTTTCAAGCGCACCTGTCTCCGGGTTTTCTATCATACCGATGGTTCCGCCAGTATATATCAGTAACACAGATGGGTAGTCGATCTTCATAAACATAATCGGGTTTTGATTATTCTGAGTGCAAAGATAGGAAAAAAAGTGATAGGGTGGTAGGGTGGTAAGATGATATTGCTGCCTTTATCACCCGATCACTCTATCACCCTACCACCTTATCACCTTCCTACATTTTCTTTCAGCTGTGTGATCGCCTTTTCCGCATCTCCTTCAGCTTCATTCAGCAAGGTGACGAATCGGCTACCGATGATAGCACCGGAAGAGTTGGCACAAGCGGCGTCAAATGTCTGTTTGTTACTGATGCCGAAGCCAACCATGCGGGGATTGCGCAGGTGCATATCCTGTATCTTTTTGAAATAAGCTTGCTTCTGGCTATCGAAATCTTTTTGGGCACCGGTAGTAGCAGCGCTGGACACCATATAGATGAAGCCGTTGGTATGTTCGTCGATTTCGCGGACGCGAGCCTCGCTGGTTTCGGGGGTGATGAGCATGATGACACGGATGTCGTAACGGTCGGCAATAGGTTTATACGTTTCTTCGTAATCTTTGAAGGGAAGATCGGGAATAATAACGCCGTCGATACCACATTCTACGCATTTCTGACAGAAAGCCTCGAACCCGAATTTCATAATAGGGTTGAGATACCCCATCAGGATGAGAGGAATACGGACATCGCTACGGATATCGCGGAGTTGCTCAAACAAAATACGCAGCGACATACCGTTGCGGAGAGCACGGGTAGCAGCTTCTTGAATAACGATGCCGTCAGCCATCGGGTCACTGAAGGGAATACCGATTTCAATCGAATGGACCCCATTGCGTTCGAGGGTACGGATGACGTCGGCAGTACCTTCCAGGGTTGGGCAACCGGCACAGAAGTAGATGGACAGCAAGTTTTTAGGGCTGTCCTGAAAAAGTTGATTTATACGATTCATGATGTTATTCTAAATTTAATTCGTTCTTAATTCTTTGAGAAAACGTTCGATCCGTTCCACATCCTTGATGCCCGGAGATGTCTCGAAGCGACTGTTGATATCGATACCGGCAAGGCGGGGATGGTGGAATTCTTTCAGGGCTTTGACGCTGTAAGAATTGATGCCACCGCTAAGCAGGAAAGGGGTACTGCCAGTGTAACGTTGCAGAATGCTCCAGTCGAATTGCTGTCCGGAACCACCATAGTGGACGGTACGTGTATCGAACAGATAGTAGTCGCAGAAACCTTCATAATTGAAAATGGCAAGAAGATCCTTGGGCAAGGCGATGGAAAACGCTTTGATGATCCGGATACCCTGTGAATGAAGGGTGCGGCAATATTCGGGTGATTCGTCACCGTGCAGCTGGACATAGTTCAGACCGAAACGGTCGACATACATAAGGATGTTTTCTTTGGTTTCGTTGACAAAAACACCGACACGTTTGGCAAGCGTAGGCAGGTACCTGGGTATCTGGTACAGGTATCTGGGGGATTTGGGGTAGAAGATAAAACCGATCATATCTACACCTAATACTTCTACATCGCGGATGTTGTCTGCATCGGTCATTCCGCATACTTTGATCATTGTATTCATGGGCTTATACCTTAAAAATCACGAATATATGAAATCATGTGTGAATTTCCAAATTTATATACCGTGAATGAGTTCTTCCAATGTGCTCCCGGGATCGTCTGTACGCATGAATGTCTCTCCCATAAGGAAACCACGGAAGCCTGCCGAGCGTAGTTCACGGATGGTTTCAGGGTGCGAAATACCACTTTCGGAAACGAGCAGCGGAGGCGTCTGAAAATCAATTTCAGCAATAGCCTTTTTTAACTCTTCTGCAATGCGGAAAGAGTTTTCTATATTGGTGACGAAGCTGCCCAGATTACGGTTGTTGACGCCGACCATATCCGTCTCCTTATATATATAGGAGAGTTCGGAGGTACTATGTACTTCGAGCAGAACTTCAAGCCCCAGTTCGTGTGCCTGTATGGTGAGCGTGTGGCACTCATCAGGTGTGAGGCAGGCGGCAATGAGCAGTACTGCATCGGCACCTACAATGCGGGCTTGCAGAAGCTGATATTTGTCGATGATGAAGTCCTTACGCAGGATCGGGATGTTGACCAACGGGCGTGCTGTACGGATGTCACGCAGAGTTCCGCCGAAGAACTTTTCATCCGTGAGGATGGAGAGGGCGGAAGCTCCGGCTGTTTCATAAGCAGGGGGAATGAGATCGGCCTGTGCGTTTTCCTTGATCCAGCCTTTGGAAGGGGAACGGCGTTTGAACTCGGCAATGATGCCGGATGAAGAGTTTGCGAGTGCACGCTTCATGCTGCGGACGGGCGTTGTGCCGGAAGTTCCGCTTCCGACAGCTTCCTGTATCATGGCAGCAGCTTGCTCTTGCAATTGACTGAGGGAGACTGCTTGCTTTTGCTGCTCAATCTCAATCCGCTTGTGGGCGATGATTTCGGATAAAATATCTTTCATAAATTGGAATTTATGGATTCTTACTGATTGATTTCTATAAACTTCTTCAACGTCTCCAGCGCCCGTCCACTTTCCAGCGATTGGCGAGCGATGGCAATGCATTCTTCGATTTCCTTTTCGGGTTCCATCACCTGGATGGCGAAGGCGGCGTTGACAATGACACATTGCGTTTGGGCACGTGTGGCACGGTTATTAAGGATGTTATCAAAGATGCGGGCGGCATCCTCTTTGCAGGCTCCGCCGAAGAGCTCTTCGGGTTGTGCGGCATTGAAACCCAGCGCTTGCGGACGGTAAATCCGTTCGTAATTGCGCGTCATAACTTTGAATTCGTCCGTGAGGGAAATTTCGTCGTAGCTATCGAGACTGTTGACTACCGCAAAGTCGATGCCGAGTTTGTAAAAAACATTTGTGTAGAGTCGCATCTGTGCAAGATCGGCCACACCGAGCAACTGGTAAGTAGGCTTGCAAGGATTGACAAGCGGGCCAAGAAGGTTGAACAGTGTACGTACTCCCAATGCCTTGCGCACAGGACCGACGAACTTCATTGCCGGATTGAAAAGTTGGGCGTGCAGGTAGGCGATGTTACACTCGTCCATGCTGCGTTTCAACTTGTCGGGATCATTGGTGAAACGGATGCCGTGTTGCTCCATGACATTGCTTGCCCCACTGACGGAAGTGGCACCATAATTGCCGTGTTTGGCAACTTTGTAACCGGCTCCGGCCACCACAAAACAGGCACAAGTGGAAATGTTGAACGTGTTCTTTCCATCACCTCCCGTACCTACGATATCGATAGGCCGATAAGGCGCGAAGTCGATAGGTACTCGAGTCTCCATAAGGGCTTCGCGAAAGCCGATTAGTTCATCCACTGTGATGCTACGCATTTGAAATACAGTGAGTAATGCGGAAATCTGTGCTTCGGGATAAGCTTCCCGGGTGATGTTCAGGAGAATTTGCTTGGTTTCTTCCGAAGTAAGCTCTTCGTGGTTGAAGAGACGGGTTAATATATCTTTCATTTTCTTATTTACGATTAGACGATTTACAATTTACGATTGAAAATTCTGTTGTGTCCGGAATGCCTCACTTCAACGTTCGGAATGCCACATGTTAACGGTCGTGAGGTGTGGCATTCCGACCTGTGAAGTGTGGCATTCGGCCTCATGAGGTGTGGCATTTCAGACGCCTTTCAGCCAGTTGCCTACAATCTGTTTTCCATCGGGAGTCAGTACCGATTCCGGGTGAAATTGGATGCCGTGAACATCGTATTCCCGGTGTTTCAGTGCCATGATTTGACCTTCGGAGCTGATGGCGGTGATAACCAATTCTTCGGGAAATTCTTCCGTATCCACTACCCAGGAGTGATAACGACCGACTGGAATTTCAGTAGGAAGACCGGAGAATATGTAATCTTTATTCTTTATTTTCACATTCGTTTGTATGCCGTGAAAGACTTCACTCAGATTGGTGAGCTTCCCGCCGAATGCTTGTCCGATGGCCTGTTCACCCAGGCAGACGCCAAGTATGGGTTTTCGTCCTGCGTAAGTGCGGATGACCTCTAATAGTAAGCCTGCCTCCTCGGGGATGCCGGGACCGGGTGAAAGGATGATCTTATCATATTTCTCCAATTCCTCAAGCTCAAATTTATCATTGCGCAGCACATCTACTTCTGTGCCGAGTTCTTTTACCAGATGGGCAAGGTTGTAGGTGAAAGAGTCGTAGTTGTCTATGATTACTGTTTTCATAATTTCATTTACAATTTACAATTTACATTTTCTCCGCCATTACGATTGCCTTTTTCAGTGCTCCCAGTTTGTTGTTCACCTCTTGCAACTCGGATTCTTCATTGCTCTTGGCTACGATGCCGCCGCCTGCCTGAAACCAAAGTACACCGTTGCGACTGACGAAAGTACGGATGGTAATGGCCTGGTTCAGTGAGCCGTTCAGTCCGATGAAGCCGATGCAACCGCCGTAAGCGCCGCGATTGTGCGGTTCCAGTTCGCTGATGAGTTGCATGGCGCGTACCTTGGGGGCACCGCTTAGAGTGCCTGCCGGGAAGGTGTCGATGAATGCT
This window contains:
- the trpD gene encoding anthranilate phosphoribosyltransferase, with the protein product MKDILTRLFNHEELTSEETKQILLNITREAYPEAQISALLTVFQMRSITVDELIGFREALMETRVPIDFAPYRPIDIVGTGGDGKNTFNISTCACFVVAGAGYKVAKHGNYGATSVSGASNVMEQHGIRFTNDPDKLKRSMDECNIAYLHAQLFNPAMKFVGPVRKALGVRTLFNLLGPLVNPCKPTYQLLGVADLAQMRLYTNVFYKLGIDFAVVNSLDSYDEISLTDEFKVMTRNYERIYRPQALGFNAAQPEELFGGACKEDAARIFDNILNNRATRAQTQCVIVNAAFAIQVMEPEKEIEECIAIARQSLESGRALETLKKFIEINQ
- the trpA gene encoding tryptophan synthase subunit alpha yields the protein MNRINQLFQDSPKNLLSIYFCAGCPTLEGTADVIRTLERNGVHSIEIGIPFSDPMADGIVIQEAATRALRNGMSLRILFEQLRDIRSDVRIPLILMGYLNPIMKFGFEAFCQKCVECGIDGVIIPDLPFKDYEETYKPIADRYDIRVIMLITPETSEARVREIDEHTNGFIYMVSSAATTGAQKDFDSQKQAYFKKIQDMHLRNPRMVGFGISNKQTFDAACANSSGAIIGSRFVTLLNEAEGDAEKAITQLKENVGR
- a CDS encoding asparaginase encodes the protein MKIDYPSVLLIYTGGTIGMIENPETGALENFNFDHLLKHVPELKRFNYRISSYQFDPPIDSSDMEPSLWAKIVKIINYNYDYFDGFVILHGTDTMSYTASALSFMLENLAKPVILTGSQLPIGTLRTDGKENLITAIEIAAAKNPDGTPIVPEVCIFFENELMRGNRTTKINAENFNAFRSFNYPSLAHAGIHIKYDAHIIRRPDPTRPMKPHYLFDTNVVMLTLFPGIQESIINSVLHVPGLKAVVLKTFGSGNAPQKEWFIQQLKDATERGIIIVNITQCQRGVVEMGRYETGLKLLQAGVISGYDSTPECAVTKLMFLLGHGLSQAEIRYRMNSDLAGEITKA
- a CDS encoding LruC domain-containing protein, with the protein product MKIFKRYYAIIALVAPFLLAACADNDVYNPDKVRPVPPVENPLGEDFVAPTGFDWSMITTVKLNIEVKDEFNGMYNYLAEVFTTNPLTDATATPIAADYAKAGKNYVVEISIPKSIERVYVRQTDPKQRKEVYEFVVPGNGETLNCKLYYSGGTTTRAGTGSTSAANAAIAAGFKELEDNNYTVETPDIPTAPDKSDDPVSQYDKNKFNDGARIVVPAGEVSSVIYQMASGKGTIFVKGTWKVTNIYSNFDIYVLNGGKIEIATPSNKTFTTVSKFVVEKGGTVECTSNFAANYGDWFIGGDFIANGDVTFGASTSSVTIASGVTMSINNGTLKPCSKVYKNFGTITAATITANMGSYPEIYNAGAIEVTGVMDLVKMNFINKGELTVGQWFKVDNSKVLNKGQLSSLNLEFTTSTFSNYGAILVDEQTGVIKTNNTSNGSFIVNHDKGIIKGYHLSGGVSVYNDSYGEFTIFENSSVDMLYNSCALIVKEKFNWGNVTLDNGSITGEKPENLNTSGSNADQWKPVPVVMSNDSPIQYILKNGSVIKATLLHINRTPSNFRGEGSNPSLLQVGGVRISQGGDTNLKDLVIEMPENAFTYDPPYNGINNARWLTSGCSTTGWGGSKNTFSTCGGYYYSGNEGDPDPEDPEKPDVEDKTVYTYAFEDQWPAYGDFDMNDIVVSIDKMTATNDNKKLSIKGHIRAVGSSRKTGVGIQFLNVSSSGVTLAGKVQNGTPVFESGQNNPVVIISINAHKHCNPNIADDDFSFYNTIPGAGSQYNGNGAEFEIIMTFPTAEEATKAMNVKNLDVFIISKEAQGNIGRTEVHMANYAPTNLGTTALFGMSNDASANNTMLNVSKKGYYISTEGLAWGICIPNTEVWKWPKEYMMITGVYPGFKNWVINGGQTEDLDWISNHTNDIFVNP
- a CDS encoding LruC domain-containing protein; this encodes MRILKHDYLIIALAAPLLFIACADNDVYDPDRVRPVAPVENPLGDDFVAPDGFDWSMLATVKLNIEVKDKFNGQYKYLIEIFTRNPLSDATATPLAAGYAKSGTNYTTEISIPKSIEHLFIRQTDPKQRQTVYQYITPKDGNTLSCQLYYPVTQTRTLNIPGKSGWDRISSLVKEYSGEQETSINELVENPEFEPYSNNQLKNGAVYVIKSGDVFSGQLTNYNGKATVIVRGTWNMNSTPQGLDIYVTNGGQITGQPYMGDRCSLEIQKGGFINSQSFQTQTNISVKNFGTFKVSGNISFNTGSSLYNDKNATFTTAADINFGQAQITVRNFGTITAQNAKDINSGVIYNAENATFTIVQDVDVTSTQILNHGVMRVGAFKTNSNLNSIIANYGTGTIIADKVIGGAIVINDNLFELNTFDCSNHTAATLYNNCTLIAKTSIVLGNLIMDSGSITGKRTSDKEWESAPSVRIINETTQELYNGSIIKAINFYTGNTCTIIGSKTEEASMIQAQKFIYTGTTHIKENLILDREKEYYNEEPVPSNNPWMVDKAATVVTTEYGTASNPINNCSGTVYPGNPGTIDPEDPPKPDTGDNTIYTYAFEDQWPAYGDFDMNDVIITIDKISTTNKDKQVSIQGHVRAVGASRKTGIGIQFLNVKSSGVTISGKVQSGNPIFEAGQNNPVVILCTNAHKFCKPNITDNDFAFYCTVPGDNSEGDGAEFEIKMMFPTAEEAAQAANIKNIDVFIITQDGHGIIGRTEVHMAHYAPTNLGTKELLGMSNDASEYNNMLKLPKKGYYLSTEGLAWGICIPNTEVWKWPKEYNPITNVYPKFKDWVINGGKAEDLNWISDHNNNIFVKP
- a CDS encoding phosphoribosylanthranilate isomerase — its product is MNTMIKVCGMTDADNIRDVEVLGVDMIGFIFYPKSPRYLYQIPRYLPTLAKRVGVFVNETKENILMYVDRFGLNYVQLHGDESPEYCRTLHSQGIRIIKAFSIALPKDLLAIFNYEGFCDYYLFDTRTVHYGGSGQQFDWSILQRYTGSTPFLLSGGINSYSVKALKEFHHPRLAGIDINSRFETSPGIKDVERIERFLKELRTN
- a CDS encoding anthranilate synthase component II, which produces MKTVIIDNYDSFTYNLAHLVKELGTEVDVLRNDKFELEELEKYDKIILSPGPGIPEEAGLLLEVIRTYAGRKPILGVCLGEQAIGQAFGGKLTNLSEVFHGIQTNVKIKNKDYIFSGLPTEIPVGRYHSWVVDTEEFPEELVITAISSEGQIMALKHREYDVHGIQFHPESVLTPDGKQIVGNWLKGV
- the trpC gene encoding indole-3-glycerol phosphate synthase TrpC gives rise to the protein MKDILSEIIAHKRIEIEQQKQAVSLSQLQEQAAAMIQEAVGSGTSGTTPVRSMKRALANSSSGIIAEFKRRSPSKGWIKENAQADLIPPAYETAGASALSILTDEKFFGGTLRDIRTARPLVNIPILRKDFIIDKYQLLQARIVGADAVLLIAACLTPDECHTLTIQAHELGLEVLLEVHSTSELSYIYKETDMVGVNNRNLGSFVTNIENSFRIAEELKKAIAEIDFQTPPLLVSESGISHPETIRELRSAGFRGFLMGETFMRTDDPGSTLEELIHGI